The Petrotoga sp. 9PWA.NaAc.5.4 genome has a window encoding:
- a CDS encoding ABC transporter ATP-binding protein: MVAVSIKDSLKVENLNAHIGNFRLKNISFEISGGEVLSILGSSGSGKTVLLRTLAGLNKIDSGYIILGDERIEDYPSKDRKVGFVFQSYAIFPHLDTRMNLGFPLYISGKKKKEVYEVASKAAQELDGLPNYLEVKPKELPEGMKQLIAIGREKLHECKLLLLDEPLSQLDRKLHVQMRTLLKKFIIELGKTTIIVFSDPEDALAISNYIAILDDGEILQFGKTFEVYNNPNSLKVMGLTSRLGLNTIDVEIKQGNVFDILKFNDKNGKYKLCFRPEEVKVVENGFEAITVETYIYDSSHKIVECEFKGERIRLLVGKNTPQKFCFIPSNPKIFEADQ; the protein is encoded by the coding sequence ATGGTAGCAGTTTCAATTAAAGACTCTTTAAAAGTCGAAAATCTCAACGCACACATAGGAAACTTTCGTCTTAAAAACATCTCTTTTGAAATTAGTGGGGGAGAAGTTTTATCAATTTTAGGTTCTTCTGGTTCTGGAAAAACTGTTCTTTTAAGAACACTTGCTGGCTTGAATAAAATCGATTCAGGTTATATAATTTTAGGAGATGAAAGGATAGAAGATTATCCTTCCAAAGATAGAAAAGTAGGATTTGTTTTTCAAAGTTATGCAATTTTTCCTCATTTAGATACTCGAATGAATCTTGGTTTCCCGTTGTATATAAGTGGAAAGAAAAAGAAAGAAGTGTACGAGGTGGCATCAAAAGCAGCGCAAGAGCTTGATGGTTTACCAAATTATTTAGAAGTGAAACCAAAAGAGTTGCCAGAAGGAATGAAACAATTAATAGCCATAGGAAGAGAAAAATTACATGAATGTAAGTTATTACTTCTTGATGAACCTTTAAGCCAATTAGATAGAAAGCTTCACGTACAGATGAGAACACTTCTAAAAAAATTTATTATTGAGTTAGGAAAAACAACGATAATCGTTTTTAGCGATCCAGAGGATGCTTTAGCTATAAGTAACTATATAGCAATTTTAGATGACGGAGAAATTTTACAGTTTGGAAAAACGTTTGAAGTATATAACAACCCAAATAGTTTAAAAGTTATGGGGCTTACTTCAAGATTAGGATTGAATACAATAGACGTTGAAATCAAACAAGGCAACGTATTTGATATATTAAAATTTAACGATAAAAACGGGAAGTATAAACTTTGCTTTAGGCCAGAAGAAGTAAAAGTTGTAGAAAATGGTTTTGAGGCAATTACTGTAGAAACATATATTTATGATTCTTCGCACAAAATAGTTGAGTGTGAATTTAAAGGAGAGCGGATTAGACTTTTAGTTGGAAAAAATACACCACAAAAGTTTTGTTTTATTCCTTCTAATCCAAAAATTTTTGAGGCTGACCAATAG
- a CDS encoding pyridoxamine kinase — MNEKPIKRVAAIHDLSGFGKASLNVAIPVLSVMKIQVCAVPTAILSTHTGGFEGYTFLDLTNYLKEYIDHWKKLDLSFDAIYSGFLGSEKQIDITIDFIEYFSKNGNTLVVVDPVMGDDGVLYPTITNELVQEMKKLVSKSNLITPNFTEASFLLGEKFDENVSEKVLKNWLIRLSDMGPQIVIITSIPQKNKSRTGVIAYDKSDGRFWKVTNDYIHALYPGTGDAFTSVIVGSILNGDSLPIAIDRATQFVTMCLRASHGYKYPKREGILLEKVLDTLNMSPQLQCKEI, encoded by the coding sequence TTGAACGAGAAGCCAATAAAAAGGGTAGCAGCTATTCATGATTTGTCAGGATTTGGTAAAGCTTCTTTAAATGTAGCGATTCCTGTTTTATCAGTTATGAAGATACAAGTATGTGCTGTTCCTACCGCTATTTTGTCTACGCATACGGGCGGATTTGAAGGGTACACTTTCTTAGATTTAACAAACTATTTGAAAGAATATATAGATCATTGGAAAAAATTAGATTTAAGTTTTGATGCAATCTATAGTGGTTTTTTAGGTTCTGAAAAGCAAATAGATATTACTATAGATTTTATCGAATATTTTTCAAAAAATGGTAATACATTAGTTGTTGTAGATCCGGTTATGGGTGATGATGGAGTGCTTTATCCAACAATTACAAACGAATTAGTTCAAGAGATGAAAAAATTAGTTTCTAAATCAAATCTAATAACCCCCAATTTTACGGAAGCATCTTTTCTATTAGGAGAAAAATTTGATGAAAATGTTAGTGAGAAAGTATTAAAAAATTGGTTAATAAGATTATCTGATATGGGTCCACAAATAGTTATTATAACAAGTATTCCTCAAAAGAATAAATCAAGAACGGGAGTAATTGCGTACGATAAAAGCGATGGAAGATTTTGGAAGGTAACAAACGATTATATTCATGCCTTGTATCCAGGTACGGGAGATGCTTTTACAAGTGTAATCGTGGGAAGTATTTTAAACGGTGACAGTTTACCTATCGCTATAGATAGGGCCACACAATTTGTTACTATGTGTTTGAGAGCAAGTCACGGTTACAAATATCCAAAAAGAGAAGGCATTTTACTTGAAAAAGTTTTAGATACATTGAATATGTCCCCGCAACTGCAATGTAAAGAAATATAG
- a CDS encoding pseudouridine-5'-phosphate glycosidase, which translates to MQFYKYLEVKDEVFQALEQKKPIVALESTIISHGMPYPENITVAKNVENIIRSKGATPATIAIINGKIKVGLTEEELEFMGSSKDVLKASRMDLPVIIAKRLNAATTVAATMIISNLADIRVFVTGGIGGVHRKAQQTFDISADLQELAKTNIAVVCAGPKAILDLELTKEYLETFGVPLIGYQTDEIPSFYSRRSGIKVPYRIDSAKEAGLIMKAKWDLGLQGGILIANPIPEKYSMDKETINKIVDQAINEAEDKGIKGKELTPFLLSKIKELTKGESLEANIELILNNAIVGAEIAIEYNKLGKQ; encoded by the coding sequence TTGCAATTCTATAAATATCTTGAAGTTAAAGATGAAGTATTCCAAGCATTAGAACAAAAAAAGCCAATTGTAGCTTTAGAATCAACGATAATTTCGCATGGTATGCCGTATCCTGAAAATATAACCGTAGCAAAAAATGTTGAAAATATAATAAGAAGCAAAGGAGCTACACCAGCAACAATCGCAATAATAAATGGAAAAATAAAAGTTGGGTTAACTGAAGAAGAATTAGAGTTTATGGGTAGTTCTAAAGATGTTTTAAAAGCAAGCAGGATGGATTTACCTGTTATAATCGCTAAACGATTAAACGCTGCGACAACTGTAGCTGCTACAATGATAATTTCTAATTTAGCAGATATAAGAGTTTTTGTAACAGGAGGAATAGGTGGGGTACATAGGAAAGCCCAACAAACCTTTGATATTTCAGCAGACCTGCAAGAGCTTGCAAAAACTAACATTGCTGTAGTTTGTGCTGGTCCTAAAGCAATTTTAGATTTAGAACTTACAAAAGAATACCTTGAAACATTTGGTGTTCCTTTGATTGGTTATCAAACCGACGAGATACCGTCTTTTTATTCAAGACGAAGTGGTATAAAAGTCCCATATAGAATAGATTCGGCTAAAGAAGCTGGCCTAATAATGAAAGCGAAATGGGATTTAGGATTACAAGGTGGAATATTGATAGCAAATCCTATTCCAGAGAAATATTCGATGGATAAAGAAACAATCAATAAAATAGTAGATCAAGCAATAAATGAAGCTGAAGATAAAGGTATAAAAGGTAAAGAATTAACACCTTTTTTACTTTCTAAAATAAAAGAATTGACAAAAGGAGAAAGTTTAGAAGCAAACATTGAGTTAATTTTAAATAATGCAATTGTTGGAGCAGAAATAGCTATAGAATATAATAAATTGGGAAAACAATGA
- a CDS encoding ABC transporter ATP-binding protein, protein MNKHIDASNIDFTYDNKQLVLHNVSLSTYQGESVGLVGPNGAGKTTLVRVLLGILYPTKGNIQIFEYNPLDKKEREKIYGQMGYLPEGAQVYPQLTLEQYIELFKTLHEVEDNSIVEELLEMFDLQDVFKKKLGIFSKGMKQKAKLLTILIHSPRLLIMDEPTDGLDIASKEETIEYMRKLKKEGTSMLIATHDPYVVESLCDRIIMINKGEIVFEGTTKQLQDITQNEPCYVIELMKEIEKEKLEEILNNLPNSQKFSIEGATIKIWTDDENLIKDVYKKFVDKGLIVKNFERVLPTFSQAYKNFLEKL, encoded by the coding sequence GTGAATAAGCATATTGATGCATCTAATATTGATTTTACTTATGATAATAAACAACTTGTGTTGCATAATGTTTCTTTAAGCACATACCAAGGTGAAAGTGTTGGTTTAGTAGGGCCAAACGGAGCCGGTAAGACAACCCTTGTTAGAGTACTGTTAGGAATTCTTTATCCTACAAAGGGGAATATTCAAATTTTTGAATACAATCCTTTAGATAAGAAGGAAAGAGAAAAGATCTACGGACAGATGGGTTACTTACCTGAAGGTGCTCAGGTATACCCACAATTAACTTTGGAACAATATATTGAACTATTTAAAACACTTCATGAGGTTGAAGATAATTCAATCGTTGAAGAACTTTTAGAGATGTTTGATTTGCAAGATGTATTTAAAAAGAAATTAGGTATCTTTTCAAAAGGTATGAAACAAAAAGCAAAACTTTTGACTATACTTATACATTCTCCAAGGCTACTAATAATGGATGAACCAACGGACGGATTAGACATAGCTTCAAAGGAAGAAACAATAGAATATATGAGGAAGCTAAAAAAGGAAGGAACATCAATGTTAATAGCTACTCATGATCCTTACGTTGTCGAAAGTCTTTGTGATAGGATAATCATGATAAATAAAGGTGAAATTGTTTTTGAAGGAACAACAAAACAATTACAAGATATCACACAAAATGAACCTTGTTATGTAATCGAATTGATGAAAGAGATAGAAAAAGAAAAATTAGAAGAAATTTTGAACAATTTACCTAACTCCCAGAAGTTCTCAATTGAAGGGGCAACAATAAAAATATGGACTGATGATGAAAATTTGATTAAAGATGTCTACAAAAAATTTGTAGATAAAGGATTAATTGTAAAAAACTTTGAAAGAGTTTTACCGACTTTTTCTCAAGCTTATAAAAACTTTTTGGAAAAATTATAA
- a CDS encoding ATP-binding cassette domain-containing protein, giving the protein MTYISQNPYVFNGIIGGNIAFEANADKQKLIEASKKAGIYDYVASLPEGFDTVMHDNGKEMSQGQRSRRCLAIAFYRQKPILLLDEIFASLDDLTINQILVSLEFILGSETFGIMITHRTEHIPKDAKIILL; this is encoded by the coding sequence ATTACCTATATTTCTCAAAATCCATATGTTTTTAATGGTATCATAGGCGGGAATATTGCATTTGAAGCAAATGCTGATAAACAAAAACTTATTGAAGCAAGCAAAAAGGCTGGAATTTATGATTATGTGGCCAGTCTTCCAGAAGGATTCGACACAGTTATGCACGATAATGGAAAGGAAATGTCTCAAGGGCAACGTTCTCGAAGATGTTTAGCAATAGCTTTTTATAGACAGAAACCTATACTTTTATTGGACGAAATCTTTGCATCACTAGATGACTTAACCATTAATCAAATTTTAGTTTCTTTAGAGTTTATCTTAGGTTCAGAAACCTTTGGCATTATGATTACTCATCGCACAGAACACATTCCAAAAGATGCAAAGATAATTTTGCTTTAA
- a CDS encoding ABC transporter ATP-binding protein, whose translation MIFLNNVEKKFGKTKVLDNISFDMQEGDVIAYVGPNGAGKTTTIKLILGLLKPSAGEVKVFCENPYSSLNARKKIDFVLDHPGVDDDLTAYENLKFYSMVYHAKISNIDNILKKVELYDVRNKLVKTFSRGMKQRLTIARLFLREPKAIIMDEPTSGLDVDGKLLVRDLIKELTLTKIPMLISSHDLYELQQICNKVIFIFNGKIVKMDSIENILKNESEDYQIIINDEAPNSLLRSLEMYGFTSYDSKEKRIFIRLMTGKISDVINVISKENIEIKSIDKVQTTLEDVYRKEKKRDA comes from the coding sequence ATGATTTTTCTCAATAACGTTGAAAAAAAGTTTGGAAAAACAAAAGTTTTAGATAACATTTCATTCGACATGCAAGAAGGAGATGTTATTGCTTATGTAGGACCAAACGGAGCTGGAAAAACGACAACTATAAAACTTATACTCGGACTTCTGAAACCCTCTGCTGGTGAAGTAAAAGTTTTCTGTGAAAATCCTTATTCAAGTTTGAACGCTCGAAAGAAGATCGATTTTGTATTGGATCATCCGGGGGTAGATGACGATCTAACAGCTTATGAAAATCTTAAATTTTATTCAATGGTATATCATGCAAAAATTAGTAATATAGATAACATTCTTAAAAAAGTTGAGCTTTACGACGTTAGAAATAAACTTGTTAAAACATTTTCAAGGGGTATGAAGCAAAGATTAACTATTGCGCGTTTATTCTTAAGAGAACCAAAAGCTATAATAATGGATGAACCAACAAGTGGGTTAGATGTAGATGGAAAACTTCTGGTAAGGGATCTTATCAAAGAGCTTACTTTAACTAAAATCCCGATGTTGATAAGTTCTCATGACCTATACGAGCTTCAGCAAATATGTAATAAGGTTATTTTTATTTTCAATGGAAAGATCGTGAAAATGGATTCAATAGAAAATATTTTAAAAAACGAGAGTGAAGATTACCAGATAATTATAAACGATGAAGCACCAAATTCATTATTAAGATCCTTAGAGATGTATGGTTTTACTTCTTATGACTCTAAAGAAAAAAGGATTTTCATAAGACTTATGACAGGGAAGATATCTGATGTTATAAATGTTATTTCTAAGGAAAATATAGAAATAAAGAGTATAGACAAAGTGCAGACAACTCTTGAAGATGTTTATAGAAAGGAGAAAAAAAGAGATGCTTAA